In Leishmania infantum JPCM5 genome chromosome 9, the following proteins share a genomic window:
- the HSLU gene encoding putative heat shock protein HslVU, ATPase subunit HslU, with amino-acid sequence MLRFPTRLLFCVATAASTPSPDVLQVTKEKASKLDDLSPRAITKILDAYIVGQDAGKRAVAIALRNRWRRRQLSDADLRKEVVPKNMLLIGPTGVGKTEISRRMARITDAPFIKVEATKYTEVGFKGKDVESIIEDLYTNAKLKARRALEAERHAEALNMALDTVYSAWSVSQRMRAMDRSLLSTGKAEEVTAAAADDSAAEAEESQPQQQQHNFEYFREHYLDEPITNDMVTIDINAPQAPTKPPKEGGIDLQSVGMLLGLGGEPKRLKVSVTKRVADAVPLATQEALDKLIDEASVNTLARALAEEEGVVFVDEIDKVVAEPSSANADVSSTGVQQDLLPLIEGSNVTMKDGSVIATDNILFICSGAFHVVKTSDMIAELQGRLPVRVELQALTEEDFRRILTEPKFNLLRQQEEMLKTEKIDVVFTEDGVNELAKVTCAVNSQGQNIGARRLNTILERVMDPYSFNCEEYEGKRVEINAKMVREATEKLQKNVNLAKYLL; translated from the coding sequence ATGCTTCGCTTCCCGACTCGGCTGCTGTTTTGTGTGGCTACGGCGGCCAGCACGCCGTCCCCTGACGTGCTGCAGGTCACAAAGGAAAAGGCAAGCAAGCTTGACGATCTCTCGCCGCGGGCGATCACGAAAATACTGGACGCCTACATTGTTGGCCAGGATGCTGGAAAGCGCGCTGTGGCTATTGCGCTGCGCAACCGCTGGCGTCGTCGGCAGCTCAGCGACGCCGACCTGCggaaggaggtggtgccTAAGAACATGCTGCTGATTGGTCCAACCGGCGTCGGCAAGACGGAGATATCGCGTCGCATGGCGCGCATCACGGACGCCCCGTTTATCAAGGTGGAGGCCACCAAGTACACGGAGGTCGGCTTCAAGGGCAAGGACGTCGAGAGCATCATCGAGGACCTGTACACGAACGCCAAGCTCAAGGCAAGGCGCGCgctcgaggcggagcggcatGCGGAGGCGCTGAACATGGCGCTGGACACCGTGTATAGCGCCTGGTCGGTGAGTCAGCGGATGCGAGCGATGGACCGTTCTCTGCTTAGCACCGGCAAGGCCGAGGAAgtgacggcggcagccgcagacgacagcgcagcggaggcggaggagtcgcagccgcagcagcagcagcacaactTCGAGTACTTCCGCGAGCACTACCTGGATGAGCCAATCACTAACGATATGGTGACGATCGACATCAATGCCCCGCAGGCGCCGACGAAGCCACCGAAGGAGGGCGGCATCGATCTGCAGTCGGTCGGCATGCTGCTGGGACTGGGAGGGGAGCCAAAGAGGCTGAAGGTGTCCGTGACGAAGCGGGTGGCTGACGCTGTGCCGCTGGCCACGCAGGAGGCGCTAGACAAACTCATCGACGAAGCCTCAGTGAACACGCTAGCACGTGCGctagcggaggaggagggcgttGTCTTTGTGGATGAAATCGACAAGGTGGTTGCCGAGCCGTCcagcgccaacgccgacGTCAGCTCCACCGGGGTGCAGCAAGACCTGCTGCCTCTGATCGAGGGCTCCAACGTCACCATGAAGGACGGCAGCGTCATTGCGACGGACAACATCCTCTTCATCTGCTCCGGCGCCTTCCACGTCGTCAAGACGTCCGACATGatcgcggagctgcagggcCGACTGCCTGTACGCGtagagctgcaggcgctgacggaggaggacTTCCGCCGTATCTTGACGGAGCCCAAGTTCAACCTGCTGCGGCAACAGGAAGAGATGTTGAAAACGGAGAAGATCGACGTCGTCTTCACGGAGGACGGCGTCAATGAGCTGGCCAAGGTGACCTGCGCAGTGAACAGTCAAGGTCAGAACATCGGCGCCCGTCGCCTCAACACAATCCTCGAGCGCGTCATGGACCCGTATAGCTTCAACTGCGAAGAGTACGAAGGCAAGAGGGTGGAAATCAACGCCAAGATGGTGCGGGAGGCGACGGAGAAGCTCCAGAAGAATGTGAACTTAGCTAAGTATTTATtgtga